The following are encoded in a window of Rosa chinensis cultivar Old Blush chromosome 4, RchiOBHm-V2, whole genome shotgun sequence genomic DNA:
- the LOC112196542 gene encoding disease resistance protein RPV1 isoform X3 translates to MDVARYPVGIIPRVQEIHKLLDVEERDVRMVGIWGAGGIGKTTIARAVYNSIAHKFDGSCFLENVRENSMGAKGFVKLQKKLLCEILKGTNLKVANEARGITMIKEMLQYKSVLLVLDDVNDIDQLNKLAGECSWFGMGSRIILTTRDKQLLTGHGVSLIYKVKELAHHEALELFSRNAFKRNGPLDGFTELTEHAIRYAQGLPLALSVLGSSLCGGNVEKWQAALDGFKSREIREVLKISYDGLDDTVKETFLDIACFFKGECTDHVIQTLEACRRKPAKYGINVLIDKALIKTSTGRIWMHDLLEELGRYIVNKESPDDPGKRSRLWFHEDVYHVLTENTGTTNVIGIKVELPKDSDVICLSGTTFSNMRNLRLFIHRAGCYSGAVDSLPDSLRVVDWPRYPLQFWPSNLIPRELAVINMPRSRITVWRDGYKHLVNLTSINLSGCQYLTKVSDLSGSPNLRHLDLDFCRSLVEVHHSVGFLDKLEYLSLFCCSRLETFPTEVSWKSTRTLQLFGCGRLENFIKIVHKMESIKTLDLMKSGIKELKSWIGCCISLEVLTLNETSIKQLPLTIGNLTSLRELDLCETPLKELPSSIGYCTALKKLDASETPIEELPLSIRYLTSLRELKLSNTRIKELPLSIGDLTSLEELNVSKTSIRELPSSIGNLTSLVELDASKTLIEVLPLSIGYLTSLRELKLSKTRIKELPLSIGDLMSLEELNVSKTSIRELPSSIGNLISLVELDVSKTSIRELPSSIGKLTSLVKLVASETPIEVLPLSIGYLTSLRELKLSKTRIKELPLSIGDLMSLEELDASETLIEELPLSIGNLICLRQLTLKGCANLTNVRHGVYGGLQHLLFLDLSWCPKLVTFPSRGSALVSSSAESLPLMLPSNSNNGHDHPGSLLFPQLRKLQFEGCQLSVFSDFLTNLDCVSTLRSLNLSGSSFDSLPACISKFHRLQFLDLRGCEWLREISELPPNIEYIYLNYCVSLERFSKLSNILEQKDTPGVLRSMHLSNCNRLMDNLGMDVVSKMAKALPYQLVHTGLHHHLMCWNLILPSLQEIEVPNWFDGGEVDTSVLPRHGTDGICEILIKIPRNLKAERIGLVGLVVCLVFELTHEFFDDYNRDFSHYYYHCSVWIDKKPYYDNGNRIELKATESSAHDHVFVHLTCIAFKELEVLDLVVRLLPIISCRPVRGLLLKSFGVHLANMKEDHATGEDLARERYRQSNASISDQVALHAEGAAVASLVSDDSNYGEVHEDHHNGE, encoded by the exons ATGGATGTGGCCAGGTACCCAGTAGGAATAATACCTCGGGTGCAAGAGATCCATAAGCTTTTAGATGTTGAGGAAAGAGACGTTCGTATGGTAGGGATATGGGGGGCTGGTGGAATAGGTAAGACAACAATTGCCAGAGCTGTCTATAACTCAATTGCTCATAAATTTGATGGGAGTTGTTTTTTGGAAAATGTTAGAGAAAATTCAATGGGTGCCAAAGGCTTTGTCAAACTACAAAAGAAACTTCTTTGTGAGATTCTAAAGGGAACAAATTTGAAGGTGGCCAATGAAGCTAGAGGAATCACTATGATCAAGGAAATGTTGCAATACAAAAGTGTTCTCTTAGTACTTGATGATGTGAATGATATTGATCAGTTAAACAAATTAGCTGGTGAATGTAGTTGGTTTGGTATGGGTAGTAGAATCATCCTAACAACAAGGGATAAACAATTGCTTACAGGTCATGGTGTTAGTTTAATATACAAGGTCAAAGAACTAGCTCATCATGAAGCTCTCGAGCTTTTTAGTCGAAATGCTTTTAAAAGAAACGGACCTTTGGATGGTTTTACGGAACTTACAGAACATGCTATACGCTATGCCCAAGGCCTTCCATTAGCTTTGAGTGTTCTAGGATCTTCTCTATGTGGTGGAAATGTCGAGAAATGGCAAGCTGCATTAGATGGTTTCAAAAGCCGAGAAATTAGAGAAGTTCTCAAAATAAGTTACGATGGACTGGATGACACAGTGAAGGAAACTTTTCTtgacattgcatgtttcttcAAAGGTGAATGTACAGACCATGTGATACAAACATTAGAAGCTTGTCGCCGCAAACCTGCTAAGTATGGTATTAACGTGCTCATAGACAAGGCCCTCATCAAAACATCTACGGGTCGCATTTGGATGCATGACTTGCTGGAAGAACTGGGTAGATATATAGTCAACAAAGAGTCGCCCGACGACCCTGGAAAGCGTAGCAGGTTGTGGTTTCATGAAGATGTTTACCATGTTCTAACAGAGAATACT GGAACAACCAATGTTATAGGCATCAAGGTGGAGCTGCCTAAAGATTCAGATGTGATATGTTTAAGTGGGACCACTTTCTCCAACATGCGAAATCTTAGACTTTTCATACACCGTGCTGGATGCTATTCTGGCGCTGTTGATAGTCTGCCAGATAGCTTGAGGGTAGTTGATTGGCCTAGATATCCCTTACAATTTTGGCCATCCAATTTAATTCCAAGAGAACTTGCTGTAATCAATATGCCTAGGAGTCGCATCACAGTATGGAGAGATGGATACAAG CATCTAGTAAATCTTACATCAATAAATCTAAGTGGTTGTCAATACCTAACGAAAGTGTCAGACTTATCGGGAAGCCCAAACTTACGACATTTGGATCTAGATTTTTGTAGAAGTTTAGTTGAAGTGCATCATTCCGTTGGATTCCTCGATAAACTTGAGTACTTGAGTCTATTCTGCTGCTCTAGGCTTGAGACTTTTCCCACGGAAGTTAGCTGGAAATCCACGAGGACGCTTCAGCTTTTCGGGTGTGGAAGGCTTGAGAATTTCATAAAAATTGTGCACAAGATGGAGTCCATTAAAACATTGGATCTAATGAAAAGTGGCATAAAAGAACTGAAGTCATGGATTGGATGTTGCATTTCCTTGGAAGTTTTGACGTTGAATGAAACTTCAATAAAACAACTGCCCTTAACGATTGGAAATCTTACTTCTTTAAGAGAATTGGACCTGTGTGAAACTCCCCTTAAGGAATTGCCTTCATCGATTGGGTATTGCACTGCCTTGAAGAAATTGGACGCGTCTGAAACTCCCATTGAAGAATTGCCTCTATCAATTAGGTATCTCACTTCTTTAAGAGAATTGAAGCTGTCTAACACTCGCATCAAAGAATTGCCTCTATCAATTGGGGATCTCACGTCCTTGGAGGAATTGAACGTTTCTAAAACTTCCATCAGAGAACTGCCTTCTTCAATTGGGAATCTCACGTCCTTGGTGGAATTGGACGCTTCTAAAACTCTCATCGAAGTATTGCCTTTGTCAATTGGCTATCTCACTTCTTTAAGAGAATTGAAGCTGTCTAAGACTCGCATCAAGGAATTGCCTCTATCAATTGGGGATCTCATGTCCTTGGAGGAATTGAACGTTTCTAAAACTTCCATCAGAGAACTGCCTTCTTCAATTGGGAATCTCATATCCTTGGTGGAATTGGACGTTTCTAAAACTTCCATCAGAGAACTGCCTTCTTCAATTGGGAAACTCACGTCCTTGGTGAAATTGGTCGCTTCTGAAACTCCCATCGAAGTATTGCCTTTGTCAATTGGCTATCTCACTTCTTTAAGAGAATTGAAGCTGTCTAAGACTCGCATCAAAGAATTGCCTCTATCAATTGGGGATCTCATGTCCTTGGAGGAATTGGACGCTTCTGAAACTCTGATTGAAGAATTGCCTCTGTCAATTGGAAATCTCATTTGCCTTCGACAATTGACACTAAAAGGATGTGCAAACCTTACAAATGTGCGGCACGGTGTTTACGGAGGGCTGCAGCATCTACTATTTCTAGACCTCTCTTGGTGTCCAAAACTGGTGACATTTCCAAGTAGGGGGAGCGCTTTGGTTTCATCAAGTGCAGAATCTCTTCCTTTGATGCTTCCATCTAATTCAAACAATGGGCATGATCATCCTGGTTCATTATTGTTTCCCCAGCTACGGAAGCTACAATTTGAAGGATGCCAATTATCAGTGTTCTCTGATTTCCTAACGAATCTTGACTGTGTGTCCACATTACGGAGCCTTAATCTATCAGGAAGCAGTTTTGATAGTCTTCCGGCATGCATAAGCAAATTTCATCGGTTGCAATTTCTTGATTTGCGTGGTTGCGAGTGGCTTCGAGAGATTTCAGAACTTCCACCAAATATAGAATATATATACTTGAATTATTGCGTATCGTTGGAAAGATTTTCAAAATTGTCAAATATACTGGAACAGAAAGACACTCCGGGAGTTCTTCGGAGTATGCACTTGTCTAATTGCAATAGACTGATGGATAATCTTGGCATGGACGTGGTGTCGAAGATGGCAAAAGCATTACCGTATCAG CTGGTGCATACCGGCTTACATCATCATCTGATGTGCTGGAATCTTATTCTTCCAAGCCTCCAGGAAATTGAAGTTCCAAATTGGTTTGATGGGGGTGAGGTGGACACAAGTGTGCTTCCTCGTCATGGAACTGATGGTATATgtgaaattttgataaaaatcCCCAGGAATCTGAAGGCTGAGAGAATAGGATTGGTTGGATTGGTTGTCTGTCTTGTTTTTGAACTTACCCATGAGTTTTTCGATGATTATAATCGTGATTTTTCACATTATTATTATCATTGTTCTGTGTGGATTGATAAAAAGCCTTATTACGATAATGGCAACCGTATTGAATTAAAAGCGACAGAGTCATCAGCTCATGATCATGTATTTGTGCATCTGACATGTATTGCTTTCAAGGAGCTAGAGGTGTTGGATCTTGTGGTTCGACTGTTACCTATTATTTCCTGCCGCCCTGTCAGAGGGTTGCTCCTAAAAAGTTTCGGGGTCCACCTGGCTAATATGAAAGAGGATCATGCAACTGGTGAAGACCTGGCACGAGAAAGATATAGGCAGAGCAATGCTAGCATTTCTGATCAGGTGGCTTTGCACGCAGAAGGGGCAGCGGTAGCATCATTAGTATCAGATGACAGCAATTACGGGGAAGTACATGAGGATCATCATAATGGGGAATAA
- the LOC112196542 gene encoding disease resistance protein RPV1 isoform X4: protein MGGWWNRENSMGAKGFVKLQKKLLCEILKGTNLKVANEARGITMIKEMLQYKSVLLVLDDVNDIDQLNKLAGECSWFGMGSRIILTTRDKQLLTGHGVSLIYKVKELAHHEALELFSRNAFKRNGPLDGFTELTEHAIRYAQGLPLALSVLGSSLCGGNVEKWQAALDGFKSREIREVLKISYDGLDDTVKETFLDIACFFKGECTDHVIQTLEACRRKPAKYGINVLIDKALIKTSTGRIWMHDLLEELGRYIVNKESPDDPGKRSRLWFHEDVYHVLTENTGTTNVIGIKVELPKDSDVICLSGTTFSNMRNLRLFIHRAGCYSGAVDSLPDSLRVVDWPRYPLQFWPSNLIPRELAVINMPRSRITVWRDGYKHLVNLTSINLSGCQYLTKVSDLSGSPNLRHLDLDFCRSLVEVHHSVGFLDKLEYLSLFCCSRLETFPTEVSWKSTRTLQLFGCGRLENFIKIVHKMESIKTLDLMKSGIKELKSWIGCCISLEVLTLNETSIKQLPLTIGNLTSLRELDLCETPLKELPSSIGYCTALKKLDASETPIEELPLSIRYLTSLRELKLSNTRIKELPLSIGDLTSLEELNVSKTSIRELPSSIGNLTSLVELDASKTLIEVLPLSIGYLTSLRELKLSKTRIKELPLSIGDLMSLEELNVSKTSIRELPSSIGNLISLVELDVSKTSIRELPSSIGKLTSLVKLVASETPIEVLPLSIGYLTSLRELKLSKTRIKELPLSIGDLMSLEELDASETLIEELPLSIGNLICLRQLTLKGCANLTNVRHGVYGGLQHLLFLDLSWCPKLVTFPSRGSALVSSSAESLPLMLPSNSNNGHDHPGSLLFPQLRKLQFEGCQLSVFSDFLTNLDCVSTLRSLNLSGSSFDSLPACISKFHRLQFLDLRGCEWLREISELPPNIEYIYLNYCVSLERFSKLSNILEQKDTPGVLRSMHLSNCNRLMDNLGMDVVSKMAKALPYQLVHTGLHHHLMCWNLILPSLQEIEVPNWFDGGEVDTSVLPRHGTDGICEILIKIPRNLKAERIGLVGLVVCLVFELTHEFFDDYNRDFSHYYYHCSVWIDKKPYYDNGNRIELKATESSAHDHVFVHLTCIAFKELEVLDLVVRLLPIISCRPVRGLLLKSFGVHLANMKEDHATGEDLARERYRQSNASISDQVALHAEGAAVASLVSDDSNYGEVHEDHHNGE, encoded by the exons ATGGGGGGCTGGTGGAATAG AGAAAATTCAATGGGTGCCAAAGGCTTTGTCAAACTACAAAAGAAACTTCTTTGTGAGATTCTAAAGGGAACAAATTTGAAGGTGGCCAATGAAGCTAGAGGAATCACTATGATCAAGGAAATGTTGCAATACAAAAGTGTTCTCTTAGTACTTGATGATGTGAATGATATTGATCAGTTAAACAAATTAGCTGGTGAATGTAGTTGGTTTGGTATGGGTAGTAGAATCATCCTAACAACAAGGGATAAACAATTGCTTACAGGTCATGGTGTTAGTTTAATATACAAGGTCAAAGAACTAGCTCATCATGAAGCTCTCGAGCTTTTTAGTCGAAATGCTTTTAAAAGAAACGGACCTTTGGATGGTTTTACGGAACTTACAGAACATGCTATACGCTATGCCCAAGGCCTTCCATTAGCTTTGAGTGTTCTAGGATCTTCTCTATGTGGTGGAAATGTCGAGAAATGGCAAGCTGCATTAGATGGTTTCAAAAGCCGAGAAATTAGAGAAGTTCTCAAAATAAGTTACGATGGACTGGATGACACAGTGAAGGAAACTTTTCTtgacattgcatgtttcttcAAAGGTGAATGTACAGACCATGTGATACAAACATTAGAAGCTTGTCGCCGCAAACCTGCTAAGTATGGTATTAACGTGCTCATAGACAAGGCCCTCATCAAAACATCTACGGGTCGCATTTGGATGCATGACTTGCTGGAAGAACTGGGTAGATATATAGTCAACAAAGAGTCGCCCGACGACCCTGGAAAGCGTAGCAGGTTGTGGTTTCATGAAGATGTTTACCATGTTCTAACAGAGAATACT GGAACAACCAATGTTATAGGCATCAAGGTGGAGCTGCCTAAAGATTCAGATGTGATATGTTTAAGTGGGACCACTTTCTCCAACATGCGAAATCTTAGACTTTTCATACACCGTGCTGGATGCTATTCTGGCGCTGTTGATAGTCTGCCAGATAGCTTGAGGGTAGTTGATTGGCCTAGATATCCCTTACAATTTTGGCCATCCAATTTAATTCCAAGAGAACTTGCTGTAATCAATATGCCTAGGAGTCGCATCACAGTATGGAGAGATGGATACAAG CATCTAGTAAATCTTACATCAATAAATCTAAGTGGTTGTCAATACCTAACGAAAGTGTCAGACTTATCGGGAAGCCCAAACTTACGACATTTGGATCTAGATTTTTGTAGAAGTTTAGTTGAAGTGCATCATTCCGTTGGATTCCTCGATAAACTTGAGTACTTGAGTCTATTCTGCTGCTCTAGGCTTGAGACTTTTCCCACGGAAGTTAGCTGGAAATCCACGAGGACGCTTCAGCTTTTCGGGTGTGGAAGGCTTGAGAATTTCATAAAAATTGTGCACAAGATGGAGTCCATTAAAACATTGGATCTAATGAAAAGTGGCATAAAAGAACTGAAGTCATGGATTGGATGTTGCATTTCCTTGGAAGTTTTGACGTTGAATGAAACTTCAATAAAACAACTGCCCTTAACGATTGGAAATCTTACTTCTTTAAGAGAATTGGACCTGTGTGAAACTCCCCTTAAGGAATTGCCTTCATCGATTGGGTATTGCACTGCCTTGAAGAAATTGGACGCGTCTGAAACTCCCATTGAAGAATTGCCTCTATCAATTAGGTATCTCACTTCTTTAAGAGAATTGAAGCTGTCTAACACTCGCATCAAAGAATTGCCTCTATCAATTGGGGATCTCACGTCCTTGGAGGAATTGAACGTTTCTAAAACTTCCATCAGAGAACTGCCTTCTTCAATTGGGAATCTCACGTCCTTGGTGGAATTGGACGCTTCTAAAACTCTCATCGAAGTATTGCCTTTGTCAATTGGCTATCTCACTTCTTTAAGAGAATTGAAGCTGTCTAAGACTCGCATCAAGGAATTGCCTCTATCAATTGGGGATCTCATGTCCTTGGAGGAATTGAACGTTTCTAAAACTTCCATCAGAGAACTGCCTTCTTCAATTGGGAATCTCATATCCTTGGTGGAATTGGACGTTTCTAAAACTTCCATCAGAGAACTGCCTTCTTCAATTGGGAAACTCACGTCCTTGGTGAAATTGGTCGCTTCTGAAACTCCCATCGAAGTATTGCCTTTGTCAATTGGCTATCTCACTTCTTTAAGAGAATTGAAGCTGTCTAAGACTCGCATCAAAGAATTGCCTCTATCAATTGGGGATCTCATGTCCTTGGAGGAATTGGACGCTTCTGAAACTCTGATTGAAGAATTGCCTCTGTCAATTGGAAATCTCATTTGCCTTCGACAATTGACACTAAAAGGATGTGCAAACCTTACAAATGTGCGGCACGGTGTTTACGGAGGGCTGCAGCATCTACTATTTCTAGACCTCTCTTGGTGTCCAAAACTGGTGACATTTCCAAGTAGGGGGAGCGCTTTGGTTTCATCAAGTGCAGAATCTCTTCCTTTGATGCTTCCATCTAATTCAAACAATGGGCATGATCATCCTGGTTCATTATTGTTTCCCCAGCTACGGAAGCTACAATTTGAAGGATGCCAATTATCAGTGTTCTCTGATTTCCTAACGAATCTTGACTGTGTGTCCACATTACGGAGCCTTAATCTATCAGGAAGCAGTTTTGATAGTCTTCCGGCATGCATAAGCAAATTTCATCGGTTGCAATTTCTTGATTTGCGTGGTTGCGAGTGGCTTCGAGAGATTTCAGAACTTCCACCAAATATAGAATATATATACTTGAATTATTGCGTATCGTTGGAAAGATTTTCAAAATTGTCAAATATACTGGAACAGAAAGACACTCCGGGAGTTCTTCGGAGTATGCACTTGTCTAATTGCAATAGACTGATGGATAATCTTGGCATGGACGTGGTGTCGAAGATGGCAAAAGCATTACCGTATCAG CTGGTGCATACCGGCTTACATCATCATCTGATGTGCTGGAATCTTATTCTTCCAAGCCTCCAGGAAATTGAAGTTCCAAATTGGTTTGATGGGGGTGAGGTGGACACAAGTGTGCTTCCTCGTCATGGAACTGATGGTATATgtgaaattttgataaaaatcCCCAGGAATCTGAAGGCTGAGAGAATAGGATTGGTTGGATTGGTTGTCTGTCTTGTTTTTGAACTTACCCATGAGTTTTTCGATGATTATAATCGTGATTTTTCACATTATTATTATCATTGTTCTGTGTGGATTGATAAAAAGCCTTATTACGATAATGGCAACCGTATTGAATTAAAAGCGACAGAGTCATCAGCTCATGATCATGTATTTGTGCATCTGACATGTATTGCTTTCAAGGAGCTAGAGGTGTTGGATCTTGTGGTTCGACTGTTACCTATTATTTCCTGCCGCCCTGTCAGAGGGTTGCTCCTAAAAAGTTTCGGGGTCCACCTGGCTAATATGAAAGAGGATCATGCAACTGGTGAAGACCTGGCACGAGAAAGATATAGGCAGAGCAATGCTAGCATTTCTGATCAGGTGGCTTTGCACGCAGAAGGGGCAGCGGTAGCATCATTAGTATCAGATGACAGCAATTACGGGGAAGTACATGAGGATCATCATAATGGGGAATAA